TAGGTCTTATTATTCAATAATAATTATTCCCAAACTCTCATAAGTCTGGTGATCTACATGATCGTTTATAGGCAATCCGTTCTGCTTTTTATATTCTATCAAAGAATGTTTGGTTCCTTCTCCAAAACGTCCGTCCAACGGCCCGTCATAATATCCTTTTATTTTCAACCTTTTCTGTACTTCCAACACATCTGCCCCTCTATGACCTGGCTCCAACTGACGCAAACCGTTACCAAAATTACCATAAGGCCCCCCGTTTATCACCACAAGGGTATTGTGAGGTATCAGATCATAAAGTTCCTCAACATTATTATTATTCATCCTTATACAACCGTGAGAAGCAGCATAACCTATGCTACCCGGCTTATTGGTCCCATGGATGCCATATATACCCCAAGGTACATCCAGCCCCATCCATCTGCTCCCAAATCCACTCCCCCAATTCTTGGCCTTATGAACAACCCTCCATATCCCGATAGGAGAAGGACTTCTATCCTTGCCTATAGATATAGGGTATTTTTTTATAACTTTATCTCCCTCAATAACATAGAGAAGGGTTTGGTTTAGATCTATATAAATATGTACATCATTTTCTTGATCGTCCCCTTGTTCTTTATTTAAGCACTCTGCTTCCCACTGGCTGTACATAGTATTTTTATCTTTATGCATGTATTGATAATTTACCAGTGTAAGTAATATCAATATCACAACTGTAAATGCTATCTTTCTCACGCATATCCCTCCCATTTATTCCATATATATTCATTACAAAATAAAAAAAATACCTGAACAATCAAGTATTTTAATTGCTTAATACAACAAAATCCGACTTTTTTCTAGTTTTACTATTGACATATTCGGATAATACGTTATAATTATTTATTGTTGTTAATTTTTTTTTCACACATATCCCCCCGTTTCTTTTTGATATACATTTAAATAAAAAAATACCTGGAAATCAGGTATTTTTTTATTGTTCATTTCAATATTTTGTATAGTATAAAACAGTAGTTCCTTGTTCCGGAAGGGAAAGATGGATTATATTATTTAACAAAATCTCAGAATGAATATCAAATTCATTGTCATCTATGCGTGCATTTATAATAAATCCTATCAGATTGCCTGTTGACCCAGGCAAAAACTCGATGGACTCTATAGTATCCCCTGTCACCTTTTTTGTGCTGGTCTTCCCCTTATATACAGTTTGTATAACCAACCACTTGTTTTTTGTATCGTCTTGCAGCTTTATACAATAATATGTCTCCTCATCCCCCGGAACGGTGTGAGATATCATCCTAGCATTTCGCAACTCTTTCTCTATAACCTGACCGGCTAAATGAGCATCCTGCTGCACCTGAGAGCGCTGGGTATCTTTTTTAAATGTTTTAAACCCTGTAACATATATATTAAATATGACAGCCAATATCACCGCAAAAATAGCAAGAACAAATATCAACTCTATCAAAGTCAGTCCGCTATGTTTAGAAATCTTCCTCATCATAATCAGAATGCACCGCCCCACCTTTGAAAACATCTATTCAGGGATAAAAGATGTTAGCACTACCTTCCCATTGGATTTTTGCTTTACTTGAATTTCCACTCCTGATACTTGTGCCCCACCTATTATAATGTCCCTTTTTTGTTTACTTATAGTTAAGCGTGAATCTGCAGACACTACATAATTAGAATCAGCAATAGCATTATCCATTTCCCGCCGAGCAGAAAACAATATATCCGTTTTTTCCCCTGCCCCAAATATTTGTCTGGTATTTATATCAAAAGAACCGATCAATAATATGGATAATATGCTTATGATAAATAACGATACTATAACCTCTATGAGGGTAAAACCGTCCTTTCCCCATATCATTTTATTGTTGCTCTTCTTATTGTTCTCAATCATTTCCAATAATCCTTCTCATATGATAAAAAATTGCCTTGTCCGTCTTCAACAGGTATCAACATACCTTCAGAAACAGAGTCATCATAAATAATGCTAGATCCTCCCTGCACCCTCACATCCCCGGCTACCACCGCTCCTTTGAAGATCCCGCTGTTTCTGATAACTACATCAGCATAAGGCGCATATAAGGCTGATGCATACACCGATGAACCACCACCAATATTTACATCTTTGCCTCCAGTTACAATGTTGCCTACAATATTTCCGGAACCGCCTAAATTAAGGGCAGCCTCTTTTATATATACATTGCCAACCACCTTTGTAGAACCCTTTATATTCATAGGCTGATCTCCGGCATAGTACAATAACAATTGATCACTGGTTCCATCTCCATTGATTGCGCTGCTGCCTCCTATCTTGAAACTATCTTCCACATATAGTTCCAGCCTTCCTTGGCCTTTTAAAATGATATTTCCCTGATTTATTTCCAGTTTCCCTACCTTTATCCTGCGTATCGACTCACCTAATTCTATTATAAGGGAGCCATTTCCAGATACAGTGATACCAGAATAACTACAATCCCCGCTTATTGTGTATTCTTCATGAGGCCAATTTCCTACTATAAGATTGCCCCCCACTACAGGAGAGACATCGGCAGGCAGAGGCAAGTGCTCCGGAAAATCAGGAAATTTAGGCGCCAAATACCTTCTAGGAGAATTCAACACCTTTATATCCCCATGGATGGATGCACTGCCGGATAAATCCACCACTTTATCGGCATCCGCTCCTGGGACAACATAAAGATCTCCATCTATACGAGCAGACCCTGACAGCTCTATGCTTGAATCTTTGCTTGAATTTGAACATACAGGGCCTATTATGGTGGAGCTGCCTCCAATACTAATACCGGACATGGAGAATGCTGCCATATCAAACCC
This is a stretch of genomic DNA from Clostridia bacterium. It encodes these proteins:
- a CDS encoding type II secretion system protein, whose translation is MMRKISKHSGLTLIELIFVLAIFAVILAVIFNIYVTGFKTFKKDTQRSQVQQDAHLAGQVIEKELRNARMISHTVPGDEETYYCIKLQDDTKNKWLVIQTVYKGKTSTKKVTGDTIESIEFLPGSTGNLIGFIINARIDDNEFDIHSEILLNNIIHLSLPEQGTTVLYYTKY
- a CDS encoding L,D-transpeptidase family protein; the encoded protein is MRKIAFTVVILILLTLVNYQYMHKDKNTMYSQWEAECLNKEQGDDQENDVHIYIDLNQTLLYVIEGDKVIKKYPISIGKDRSPSPIGIWRVVHKAKNWGSGFGSRWMGLDVPWGIYGIHGTNKPGSIGYAASHGCIRMNNNNVEELYDLIPHNTLVVINGGPYGNFGNGLRQLEPGHRGADVLEVQKRLKIKGYYDGPLDGRFGEGTKHSLIEYKKQNGLPINDHVDHQTYESLGIIIIE
- a CDS encoding prepilin-type N-terminal cleavage/methylation domain-containing protein produces the protein MIENNKKSNNKMIWGKDGFTLIEVIVSLFIISILSILLIGSFDINTRQIFGAGEKTDILFSARREMDNAIADSNYVVSADSRLTISKQKRDIIIGGAQVSGVEIQVKQKSNGKVVLTSFIPE